From a single Bradyrhizobium sediminis genomic region:
- a CDS encoding PopZ family protein yields MTQPAKVQEPSMEEILASIRRIIADDEAKPPAAEKPAAAKPETPAAPAAKVPVTKPPVIKDIPPSAIPAAQAAAAKAAPPPAKPVPPPAAPAPAASNSQDDIDALLNGLDEATSAEEIRPPQPDGDVFELTDEMAVPEPPPQPAFQKIEPRDDLEFTETAATRAMQQPPAFEPPPFETAPPQQILSRSTVSAVESAFNTLANTVLSNNARTLEDLVKEMLRPMLKSWLDDNLPGLVERIVKAEIERVSRGR; encoded by the coding sequence ATGACGCAGCCTGCAAAGGTCCAAGAACCCTCGATGGAGGAGATTCTGGCGTCGATCCGTCGCATCATCGCCGACGATGAGGCGAAGCCGCCGGCCGCCGAAAAGCCCGCCGCTGCAAAGCCGGAGACGCCTGCGGCACCTGCAGCCAAGGTTCCGGTGACCAAGCCCCCCGTGATTAAGGATATTCCGCCGTCGGCCATCCCCGCGGCCCAGGCCGCTGCGGCGAAGGCCGCGCCGCCGCCGGCCAAGCCTGTGCCGCCTCCCGCCGCACCGGCGCCGGCCGCCTCGAACAGCCAGGACGACATCGACGCGCTGCTGAACGGGCTCGATGAAGCAACCTCCGCGGAGGAGATCAGGCCGCCGCAGCCCGACGGCGACGTGTTTGAACTGACCGACGAGATGGCGGTGCCGGAGCCGCCGCCGCAACCTGCGTTCCAGAAGATCGAACCCAGGGACGATCTGGAATTCACCGAAACCGCCGCTACCCGAGCAATGCAGCAGCCGCCCGCGTTCGAGCCGCCGCCGTTCGAAACGGCGCCGCCGCAGCAGATCCTGTCGCGCTCGACCGTGTCGGCGGTCGAATCCGCCTTCAACACGCTCGCCAACACCGTGCTGAGCAACAATGCGCGGACGCTGGAAGACCTCGTCAAGGAAATGCTGCGCCCGATGCTGAAATCCTGGCTCGACGACAATCTGCCGGGTCTCGTGGAGCGCATCGTGAAGGCGGAAATCGAGCGGGTTTCGCGCGGGCGCTAG
- a CDS encoding valine--tRNA ligase yields the protein MIEKNYQPADIETRMARIWEESGAFRAGRPERRDARPFTVVIPPPNVTGSLHMGHALNNTLQDILCRFERMRGRDVLWQPGTDHAGIATQMVVERQLMERQEPGRRDMGRAKFLERVWQWKAESGGVIVNQLKRLGASCDWSRERFTMDEGLSRAVAKVFVELHREGLIYKDKRLVNWDPKLLTAISDLEVQQTEVRGSLWYLRYPIEGKTFNPDDSATFIVVATTRPETMLGDSAVAVHPENERLKHLIGRHVILPLVGRRIPIIGDDYADPEKGSGAVKITPAHDFNDFEVGRRHHLPQISVLDQEGCLALADNDDYLRGLPEGAGQFADELHGVERFAARKQIVARLEDFGFLERIEPNTHMVPHGDRSGVVIEPYLTDQWYVDAKTLAQPAIAAVRSGATTFVPKNWEKTYFEWMENIQPWCISRQLWWGHQIPAWYGPDGKVFVAETEEEAVGNALGYYAEQEVITPEQGREMALDPAKREGFITRDEDVLDTWFSSALWPFSTLGWPDDETDVNRYYPTDVLVTGFDIIFFWVARMMMMGLHFMKDVPFPTVYIHALVRDEKGAKMSKSKGNVIDPLHLIDDYGADALRFTLAAMAAQGRDIKLASSRVEGYRNFATKLWNACRFAEMNGCALPRDFDATEAKETLNRWIAHETARAAREVTEAIEAYRFNDAAASIYRFVWNVYCDWYLELAKPVLMGEEGAAKAETRAMVAWARDEILKLLHPFMPFITEELWAVTARRDGLLVLTEWPRKAGGLTAEQLAVVTTTSPNDALVPPLLLALETADFSDPAAEAEIGWVVDLVTAIRSVRAEMNITPATLTPLVLSGASPETKARAQRWNDVVKRMARLADISFADRAPEGAVQLLVRGEVAALPLKGVIDLSAEKTRLDKELAKAEGDIKRVDGKLANEKFVANAPEEIVEEEKEKREAAVARKAKILEALERLKNAS from the coding sequence ATGATCGAGAAGAACTACCAGCCCGCCGATATCGAAACCCGCATGGCCCGGATCTGGGAGGAAAGCGGGGCGTTCCGGGCCGGGCGGCCCGAGCGTCGCGACGCCAGGCCGTTCACCGTGGTGATCCCGCCGCCCAACGTGACGGGTTCGCTGCACATGGGGCACGCGCTCAACAACACCCTGCAGGACATTCTCTGCCGCTTCGAGCGGATGCGCGGCCGCGACGTGCTGTGGCAGCCCGGCACCGATCACGCGGGGATCGCCACCCAGATGGTGGTCGAGCGGCAATTGATGGAGCGGCAGGAGCCGGGCCGCCGCGACATGGGCCGCGCCAAATTCCTCGAACGGGTCTGGCAGTGGAAGGCCGAGAGTGGCGGCGTCATCGTCAACCAGCTGAAGCGGCTCGGGGCCTCCTGCGACTGGTCGCGCGAGCGTTTCACCATGGACGAGGGCCTGTCGCGCGCGGTCGCGAAAGTGTTCGTCGAACTGCATCGCGAAGGCCTGATCTACAAGGACAAGCGGCTGGTGAACTGGGATCCGAAATTGCTGACCGCGATTTCCGATCTCGAAGTGCAGCAAACCGAGGTCAGGGGCAGCCTGTGGTATCTGCGCTATCCGATTGAGGGCAAGACCTTCAACCCGGACGATTCCGCGACCTTCATCGTCGTCGCCACCACGCGCCCCGAAACCATGCTCGGCGACAGCGCGGTCGCGGTGCATCCCGAGAATGAGCGGCTGAAGCATCTCATTGGACGGCACGTCATCCTTCCGCTGGTTGGCCGCCGCATCCCGATCATCGGCGACGACTACGCCGATCCCGAAAAGGGCTCGGGCGCGGTGAAGATCACCCCGGCGCATGACTTCAACGATTTCGAGGTCGGCCGCCGCCACCATTTGCCGCAGATCAGCGTGCTCGATCAGGAGGGTTGCCTCGCCCTTGCCGATAACGATGACTATCTGCGCGGACTGCCGGAAGGCGCTGGCCAGTTTGCCGACGAACTGCATGGCGTCGAGCGCTTCGCCGCGCGTAAGCAGATCGTGGCGCGACTGGAAGACTTCGGATTCCTGGAGCGGATCGAGCCGAACACGCATATGGTGCCCCATGGCGACCGCTCCGGCGTCGTCATCGAGCCGTACCTCACCGACCAGTGGTATGTCGACGCGAAAACCCTGGCGCAGCCGGCGATCGCGGCGGTGCGTTCGGGGGCGACCACCTTCGTGCCGAAGAACTGGGAAAAGACCTATTTCGAGTGGATGGAAAACATCCAGCCCTGGTGCATCTCCCGCCAGCTCTGGTGGGGCCACCAGATTCCGGCGTGGTACGGGCCCGACGGCAAGGTGTTCGTCGCCGAGACCGAAGAGGAAGCGGTCGGCAACGCGCTAGGCTATTACGCCGAGCAGGAGGTCATCACCCCGGAACAAGGGCGCGAGATGGCGCTCGATCCGGCCAAGCGCGAAGGCTTCATCACCCGCGACGAGGACGTGCTCGACACCTGGTTCTCCTCGGCGCTGTGGCCGTTCTCGACCCTGGGCTGGCCCGACGACGAGACGGATGTGAACCGCTATTACCCGACCGACGTTCTCGTCACCGGCTTCGACATCATCTTCTTCTGGGTCGCCCGCATGATGATGATGGGCCTTCATTTCATGAAGGACGTGCCGTTCCCGACCGTCTACATCCACGCCCTTGTCCGCGACGAGAAGGGCGCCAAGATGTCGAAGTCGAAGGGCAACGTCATCGACCCCCTGCACCTGATCGACGATTACGGCGCCGATGCGCTGCGTTTCACGCTGGCCGCGATGGCGGCGCAGGGCCGCGACATCAAGCTCGCCTCGAGCCGGGTCGAGGGTTACCGCAATTTCGCGACCAAGCTGTGGAACGCCTGCCGCTTCGCCGAGATGAACGGCTGCGCCTTGCCTCGGGATTTCGACGCCACCGAGGCGAAGGAGACGCTGAACCGCTGGATCGCGCACGAGACCGCGCGCGCCGCGCGCGAGGTGACCGAAGCGATCGAAGCCTACCGCTTCAATGACGCCGCCGCCTCGATCTACCGCTTCGTCTGGAACGTCTATTGCGACTGGTATCTCGAACTCGCCAAGCCGGTGCTGATGGGCGAGGAGGGCGCTGCCAAGGCCGAGACCCGCGCCATGGTGGCGTGGGCGCGCGACGAAATCCTCAAGCTGCTGCACCCGTTCATGCCCTTCATCACCGAGGAGCTTTGGGCGGTGACGGCCAGGCGCGACGGGCTTCTGGTATTGACGGAATGGCCGCGCAAGGCCGGCGGCCTGACGGCGGAGCAATTGGCCGTGGTGACGACGACCAGCCCGAACGATGCGTTGGTGCCGCCGTTGCTGCTGGCGCTGGAGACCGCCGACTTCAGCGATCCCGCCGCAGAAGCCGAGATCGGCTGGGTGGTCGACCTCGTCACCGCGATCCGCTCGGTGCGCGCGGAAATGAACATCACGCCGGCGACGCTGACGCCGCTGGTGCTTTCAGGCGCATCGCCTGAAACGAAGGCGCGCGCGCAACGCTGGAACGACGTCGTCAAGCGAATGGCGCGGCTTGCCGATATCTCCTTTGCCGACCGCGCACCGGAAGGCGCGGTGCAACTCTTGGTGCGCGGCGAGGTCGCGGCGCTGCCGCTGAAGGGCGTGATCGACCTTTCGGCGGAGAAAACCCGGCTCGACAAGGAACTGGCGAAGGCGGAAGGCGACATCAAGCGCGTCGATGGCAAGCTTGCCAACGAGAAATTCGTCGCCAATGCGCCGGAAGAAATTGTCGAGGAAGAAAAGGAAAAGCGCGAGGCCGCGGTGGCGCGGAAGGCAAAGATTCTCGAGGCGCTGGAGCGGCTCAAGAACGCGAGCTGA
- a CDS encoding VOC family protein — protein MLDHVSITVSDIAVAEPFYDAIMKVLGVVKVGRRDDWLGYGERARLAHPERVYFSIRKGEKPDDAPGRHWCFKAKWRTQVDAFWDAGIAAGGSDDGPPGLRSYHASYYAAFLRDPDGNRIEAVCHHPV, from the coding sequence ATGCTGGACCACGTCTCCATCACCGTATCAGATATCGCCGTTGCCGAGCCGTTCTACGACGCGATCATGAAGGTGCTCGGCGTGGTCAAGGTCGGCCGCCGCGACGATTGGCTTGGCTACGGCGAGCGGGCGCGGCTCGCCCATCCCGAGCGGGTCTATTTTTCGATCCGCAAGGGGGAGAAGCCCGACGATGCGCCGGGCCGCCACTGGTGCTTCAAGGCGAAATGGCGGACCCAGGTCGACGCATTCTGGGATGCGGGCATCGCTGCCGGCGGCAGCGATGACGGCCCACCGGGCCTGCGCAGCTACCACGCCTCGTATTACGCCGCGTTCCTCAGGGATCCCGATGGCAACCGGATCGAGGCGGTCTGCCATCATCCTGTGTGA
- a CDS encoding outer membrane protein: MKRIFVACVAAVAIWSAPADAADPGWTGFYVGANGGYGWNSARISDAPGDQNTSYVFQGQPNVASSSASFDGKGWLGGVQAGYNWHLNQRWLAGVEADFDWSDIGGNGSAPTVIFLGNNPATLNVSQKVEWFGTLRARVGYLATADLLLFATGGLAYGKVNESASIVLPPGVANSQGNFGTGYACGGVYGDSTCFAGAGSRTSAGWTAGAGAEYRFSQHATVKLEYLYVNLGSGTFLVPAAHAGSLSPSILNASGEAAFNLVRVGLNYRF; the protein is encoded by the coding sequence ATGAAGAGGATTTTTGTCGCGTGCGTCGCGGCCGTTGCGATCTGGAGCGCGCCCGCTGACGCCGCCGATCCCGGCTGGACCGGTTTCTATGTCGGCGCGAACGGCGGCTACGGCTGGAACAGCGCCCGCATATCCGATGCGCCGGGCGACCAGAACACCAGCTATGTCTTTCAGGGACAACCCAACGTGGCATCGTCCTCGGCATCCTTCGACGGCAAGGGATGGCTGGGCGGCGTGCAAGCCGGCTACAACTGGCATCTCAATCAGCGGTGGTTGGCCGGCGTCGAAGCCGACTTCGACTGGTCCGACATCGGCGGCAACGGCTCGGCGCCGACCGTGATCTTTCTCGGCAACAACCCGGCGACGCTGAACGTCAGCCAGAAGGTCGAGTGGTTCGGAACTCTGCGCGCCCGCGTCGGCTATCTGGCGACCGCCGACCTCTTGCTGTTTGCGACCGGCGGCCTCGCCTATGGCAAGGTCAACGAAAGCGCGAGCATCGTGCTTCCGCCCGGTGTCGCGAATTCGCAGGGCAATTTCGGCACCGGTTACGCCTGCGGCGGCGTATACGGCGACTCTACCTGCTTTGCCGGCGCCGGATCCCGCACCTCGGCGGGATGGACAGCGGGCGCAGGCGCGGAATACCGGTTCAGCCAGCACGCCACGGTGAAGCTCGAATATCTCTACGTGAACCTCGGAAGTGGAACGTTTCTGGTTCCGGCGGCGCATGCCGGCTCCTTGAGTCCAAGCATCCTGAACGCTTCCGGAGAGGCCGCCTTCAATCTGGTACGCGTCGGGCTGAACTACCGGTTCTAA
- a CDS encoding DNA-3-methyladenine glycosylase — translation MSATPPVLGKPLKRAFFARSVHEVAPDLIGATLLVDGVGGVIVEVEAYHHTDPAAHSFRGPTPRNLVMFGPPGFAYVYRSYGIHWCVNFVCEKAGSASAVLIRALEPTHGIAAMRRRRSLQDARALCSGPGKLTEALGITGKHNGLPLDAPPIALHARATKSDVVAGVRIGITKAVELPWRYGLKGSKFLSKPF, via the coding sequence ATGTCCGCAACGCCACCCGTTCTCGGCAAACCGCTCAAGCGGGCGTTTTTTGCCCGCAGCGTGCACGAGGTTGCGCCGGACCTGATCGGCGCGACGCTTTTGGTCGACGGTGTCGGCGGCGTTATCGTCGAGGTCGAGGCCTATCATCACACCGATCCGGCGGCGCATTCCTTTCGCGGGCCGACGCCACGCAACCTGGTAATGTTCGGTCCGCCCGGCTTCGCCTATGTCTATCGCTCCTACGGCATCCATTGGTGCGTCAATTTCGTCTGCGAGAAAGCGGGCTCGGCCAGCGCGGTGCTGATCCGCGCGCTGGAGCCGACCCACGGCATTGCCGCGATGCGCCGCCGCCGCAGCCTGCAGGACGCCCGCGCGCTGTGCTCGGGACCGGGTAAGCTGACCGAAGCGCTCGGGATTACAGGCAAACACAATGGACTGCCGCTCGATGCTCCGCCGATCGCGCTGCATGCGCGGGCGACAAAATCCGACGTCGTCGCGGGCGTGCGGATCGGGATTACAAAGGCGGTCGAACTGCCGTGGCGGTACGGACTGAAGGGCTCGAAGTTTCTCAGCAAGCCGTTTTGA
- the lipA gene encoding lipoyl synthase, which yields MVVVVDTISATPLRPRHPEKVNRPDALSPPKPGWIRVRAPNTRGYADTRNIVKENGLVTVCEEAGCPNIGECWDKKHATFMIMGDTCTRACAFCNVKTGMPGALDVSEPEHVAEATFKLGLAHVVITSVDRDDLGDGGAEHFARTIRAIRARCPSTTIEILTPDFLRKEGALEVVAKAKPDVFNHNLETVPSRYLTVRPGARYFHSIRLLQRVKEIDPTIFTKSGIMVGLGEERHEVLQVMDDLRSADVDFLTIGQYLQPTRKHHAVMRYVTPDEFQGYEKVAYTKGFLMVSASPLTRSSHHAGDDFAKLQAARAALAR from the coding sequence ATGGTCGTTGTCGTCGATACCATCTCCGCCACGCCGCTCCGCCCGCGCCACCCCGAAAAGGTGAATCGGCCCGACGCCCTGTCGCCGCCGAAGCCGGGCTGGATCCGGGTGCGCGCGCCGAATACCCGCGGCTATGCTGACACCCGCAACATCGTCAAGGAAAACGGCCTCGTCACGGTGTGCGAGGAGGCGGGCTGCCCGAACATCGGCGAATGCTGGGACAAGAAGCACGCCACCTTCATGATCATGGGCGATACCTGCACCCGCGCCTGCGCCTTCTGCAACGTCAAGACCGGCATGCCCGGCGCGCTCGATGTGTCCGAGCCGGAGCACGTCGCCGAAGCTACCTTCAAGCTCGGACTTGCCCATGTCGTGATCACCTCAGTCGATCGCGACGATCTCGGCGACGGCGGCGCCGAACATTTTGCGCGGACCATCCGCGCCATCCGCGCCCGCTGCCCTTCCACCACGATCGAAATCCTGACGCCGGACTTCCTGCGCAAGGAGGGCGCGCTGGAAGTGGTGGCGAAGGCCAAACCCGACGTGTTCAACCACAATCTGGAAACGGTGCCGTCGAGATATCTCACGGTGCGCCCCGGCGCGCGCTATTTCCATTCGATCCGGCTGCTGCAGCGGGTCAAGGAAATCGACCCCACCATCTTCACCAAATCCGGCATCATGGTTGGCCTCGGCGAGGAGCGGCATGAAGTGCTGCAGGTGATGGACGATCTGCGCTCGGCAGATGTCGATTTTCTCACCATCGGGCAGTATTTGCAGCCGACCCGCAAGCATCACGCCGTGATGCGCTATGTGACTCCCGATGAATTCCAGGGCTATGAGAAGGTCGCCTACACCAAGGGCTTCCTGATGGTGTCGGCGAGTCCCTTGACCCGCTCGTCGCATCACGCCGGCGATGATTTCGCGAAGCTGCAGGCGGCGCGCGCGGCGCTTGCCCGCTGA
- a CDS encoding type II toxin-antitoxin system RatA family toxin — translation MPKFSSKRRVHHSATQMFDLVADVERYPEFVPLCQSLKIRQRTPKPDGTEVVIADMTVSFKLVREAFTSRVTLDRPNLKILVEYLKGPFSNLENRWSFEPKSETDCVVGFFLAYEFKSRMLAVLMGTMFDTAFHRFAAAFEKRADAVYGKSP, via the coding sequence ATGCCGAAATTCTCCAGCAAGCGCCGGGTTCATCACAGTGCGACGCAGATGTTTGACCTCGTCGCCGATGTCGAGCGCTATCCGGAATTCGTGCCGCTGTGCCAGTCGCTCAAGATCCGGCAACGCACGCCGAAGCCCGACGGTACCGAGGTCGTGATCGCCGACATGACGGTGTCGTTCAAGCTGGTGCGGGAGGCCTTCACCAGCCGGGTGACGCTCGACCGTCCTAACTTGAAGATCCTGGTCGAATATCTGAAGGGACCGTTCAGCAACCTCGAGAACCGCTGGAGTTTCGAACCGAAATCCGAAACCGACTGCGTCGTCGGATTCTTCCTCGCCTACGAGTTCAAGAGCCGGATGCTGGCCGTCCTGATGGGAACCATGTTCGACACCGCGTTCCATCGCTTTGCCGCGGCGTTCGAAAAACGCGCGGACGCGGTTTACGGAAAGTCGCCTTAG
- a CDS encoding CinA family protein produces MSGSDARALSRSLLDLCRMRKLTIATAESCTGGMVAAALTDIPGSSDVIDRGFVTYSNDAKRAMLGVKTTTLATFGAVSKETATAMAFGALEKAGVDLAVAITGIAGPGGATPGKPVGLVHLAVAARDGRILHRECRFGAIGRSAVRQRSVVEALRMLTELARGPQAPAKPRREAASRLRPRVARSPRRSAVKRRRPPRA; encoded by the coding sequence ATGAGCGGCAGCGACGCCCGCGCCCTCTCCCGCTCGCTGCTCGACCTGTGCCGGATGCGCAAGCTGACGATTGCGACCGCCGAATCCTGCACCGGCGGCATGGTCGCCGCCGCGCTGACCGACATTCCCGGTTCCTCCGACGTCATCGACCGCGGCTTCGTCACCTATTCCAACGACGCCAAGCGCGCGATGCTCGGCGTCAAGACCACGACGCTGGCGACCTTCGGCGCGGTCAGCAAGGAGACCGCGACCGCGATGGCGTTCGGCGCGCTGGAGAAGGCCGGCGTCGATCTCGCCGTCGCCATTACCGGGATCGCCGGCCCCGGCGGCGCCACCCCCGGCAAGCCGGTGGGCCTCGTCCATCTCGCCGTCGCCGCGCGCGACGGCCGCATCCTGCATCGCGAATGCCGCTTCGGCGCGATCGGCCGCAGCGCGGTGCGGCAGCGCTCGGTGGTCGAGGCGCTGCGCATGCTGACGGAGCTGGCGCGCGGCCCGCAGGCGCCCGCCAAGCCGCGGCGCGAGGCCGCCAGCCGCCTGCGTCCGCGCGTGGCGCGCTCGCCGCGCCGCAGCGCCGTCAAACGCCGGCGGCCGCCGCGGGCTTAG
- a CDS encoding bifunctional 2-C-methyl-D-erythritol 4-phosphate cytidylyltransferase/2-C-methyl-D-erythritol 2,4-cyclodiphosphate synthase translates to MPRPERTAAILVAAGRGLRAGSGGPKQYRSIGGKTVIFRAMEPFCRHPDVFAVQPVLNPDDTAMFNDAVSALRHEPPANGGATRQASVHAGLEALASQKPDVVLIHDAARPFVTAALISRAIDAAGRTGAAVPAIPVTDTIKLVGETGNVEATPERARLRIAQTPQAFRFDAILDAHRRAAREGRSDFTDDAALAEWAGLTVATFEGDPANMKLTTPEDFVREEARLAAQLGDIRTGTGYDVHAFGDGDHLMICGVRVPHTKGFLAHSDGDVGLHALVDAILGALADGDIGSHFPPSDPQWKGAASDRFLKYAVDRVTARGGRIANLEVTLICERPKIGPLRDTMRARIADITGLNISRIAVKATTSERLGFTGREEGIAATASATIRLPWDAKGWSD, encoded by the coding sequence ATGCCCAGACCTGAGCGGACTGCAGCCATCCTTGTCGCAGCCGGACGCGGGCTTCGAGCCGGTTCGGGAGGACCCAAGCAGTATCGTTCGATCGGCGGCAAGACCGTGATCTTCCGGGCGATGGAGCCGTTCTGCCGGCACCCGGACGTGTTTGCCGTGCAGCCGGTGCTCAATCCCGACGACACCGCGATGTTCAACGATGCGGTCAGCGCGTTGCGCCACGAACCGCCGGCCAATGGCGGGGCCACGCGGCAGGCCTCGGTGCATGCCGGCCTGGAGGCGCTCGCCAGCCAGAAGCCCGATGTCGTGCTGATTCACGACGCGGCGCGTCCGTTCGTCACGGCGGCTTTGATTTCGCGTGCGATCGACGCCGCCGGCCGCACCGGTGCGGCGGTTCCTGCCATACCCGTCACGGACACCATCAAGCTCGTCGGCGAGACCGGCAATGTCGAGGCGACGCCGGAGCGCGCGCGGCTGCGTATCGCGCAGACGCCGCAGGCTTTCCGCTTCGACGCCATTCTCGACGCCCACCGCCGCGCCGCGCGCGAAGGCCGCAGCGATTTCACCGACGACGCGGCGCTGGCGGAATGGGCGGGATTGACGGTGGCGACATTTGAAGGCGATCCTGCGAACATGAAACTGACCACCCCGGAAGATTTCGTCCGCGAGGAAGCCCGCCTCGCCGCCCAACTCGGCGACATCAGGACCGGCACCGGTTACGACGTGCACGCGTTCGGCGACGGCGATCATCTGATGATCTGCGGCGTGCGCGTGCCGCATACGAAGGGCTTTCTCGCGCATTCCGATGGCGATGTCGGCTTGCATGCGCTGGTCGACGCCATCCTCGGCGCGCTGGCGGACGGCGATATCGGTTCGCATTTTCCGCCGAGCGATCCGCAGTGGAAAGGGGCTGCGTCCGACCGCTTCCTGAAATACGCGGTCGATCGCGTCACCGCGCGCGGCGGCCGGATCGCCAATCTCGAGGTCACGCTGATCTGCGAGCGCCCGAAGATCGGGCCGCTGCGCGACACCATGCGGGCGCGGATCGCCGACATCACCGGGCTGAACATCTCGCGGATCGCGGTGAAGGCGACCACCAGCGAGCGGCTCGGCTTCACCGGCCGCGAGGAAGGCATCGCTGCGACCGCGAGCGCCACCATCCGCCTGCCTTGGGACGCCAAAGGTTGGAGCGATTAA
- the dusB gene encoding tRNA dihydrouridine synthase DusB, producing MKIGGIDVANRALLAPMSGVTDAPFRRLTAALGAGLVVSEMTASDDLVNGRAMSVLRCEATGIGPHVVQLAGCEASWMAEGARVAEASGADIIDINMGCPARHVTGGQSGSALMRDLDHALTLIEATIAAVKVPVTLKMRLGWDDRSLNAPELARRAEAAGVQMITVHGRTRCQFYKGEADWGAVRAVRDAIGIPLVVNGDITSFEKAVTALEMSGADAVMVGRGAQGQPWLPGQIGRRLETGVAESAPSLADQLGYVRALYDDVCSHYGLRIGLRHARKHLGWALEVAAQCSRAPAMTLKTWRQKILTADNPHRVHRSLGDAFDDFAWSAAA from the coding sequence TTGAAAATAGGCGGTATTGATGTCGCCAACCGGGCTCTTCTCGCGCCGATGTCCGGCGTCACCGATGCTCCGTTTCGACGCCTGACCGCCGCCCTCGGGGCGGGACTCGTGGTCTCCGAAATGACCGCCAGCGATGATCTCGTCAACGGCCGCGCGATGTCAGTGCTGCGATGCGAGGCGACCGGCATCGGTCCTCACGTCGTTCAGCTCGCGGGCTGCGAGGCCAGCTGGATGGCAGAAGGCGCGCGGGTCGCGGAGGCCTCAGGCGCTGACATCATCGATATCAATATGGGCTGTCCGGCGCGCCACGTCACCGGCGGCCAGTCGGGATCCGCCCTGATGCGCGATCTCGATCACGCGTTGACGCTGATCGAAGCGACGATCGCGGCGGTGAAGGTGCCGGTGACGCTGAAGATGCGACTCGGCTGGGACGACCGTTCACTCAACGCGCCCGAACTGGCGCGGCGCGCGGAAGCCGCCGGCGTGCAGATGATCACGGTGCACGGCCGCACCCGCTGTCAGTTCTACAAGGGCGAGGCGGACTGGGGCGCGGTGCGCGCGGTCAGGGATGCGATCGGCATTCCGCTCGTCGTCAACGGCGATATCACCTCATTCGAGAAAGCGGTGACCGCGCTCGAAATGTCGGGCGCCGACGCGGTCATGGTTGGCCGTGGCGCGCAGGGGCAGCCATGGTTGCCCGGCCAGATCGGACGCCGGCTCGAAACCGGCGTGGCCGAATCGGCGCCATCACTTGCCGATCAACTCGGCTATGTCCGCGCCCTCTACGATGACGTGTGCAGCCATTACGGCCTGCGCATCGGCCTGCGCCATGCGCGCAAGCACCTCGGCTGGGCCCTCGAAGTCGCCGCCCAGTGCAGCCGCGCACCTGCGATGACGCTGAAGACCTGGCGCCAGAAGATTCTCACCGCCGACAATCCGCACCGCGTGCACCGCTCTCTCGGGGATGCATTCGACGACTTTGCATGGAGTGCTGCTGCATGA